CTCTCCTTGGGGACACCAGCAGTTGTAAGCCCTTTCTAGAACTGCTGGTTCTCTGGTAAATTCCAGCCCTAtgtctggtcagtgtcaacCCAGCTCTTTGCTCCCTGCCCTGACCTGGGTGTGGAGGAGCTGCACACGCTCAGTAGCATCCAgaagctcctgctcagccactTTCCTCGACCGCTCCgtctgctccagggctgcccgGAGCTCCTCAATTTCAGCCTGCAGCAAGTTTGCTCTGCGCTCCACCATGGCCACCTGCTCCTTCAGGTCATCCTGTGTTCTAAGTGCATCATCCAGATGGATCTGAGTgtcctggaaagaaaaagaaatcagcaggTGTAAGTGTGCACTTGCGTGGCAAAAATGTCAGGgatctcatttttctctttctgtagcTTTGCTGAATGAACCTTGAGCACTCCCTGTGTATTTCTCAGGTTcttctgtgcctctgcagccacaCGGTTGGCATGGCTCAGCTGGATCTCCATTTCATTCAGGTCTCCCTCCATCTTCTTCTTCAGCCTCAGGGCTTCATTCCTGCTCCTGATCTCAGCATCCAAGCTGCTCTGCAAGGACTCCACAACTCGGAGGTGGTTTCTTTTCATCTGGTCGATCTCCTCGTCTTTCTCTGCTACCTTCCTGTCAATCTCAGCCTTCACTTGGTTGAGCTCAAGCTGCAGGCGCAGGATCTTTCCCTCCTCATGTTCCAGGGAGGCCTGGAAAAGTGGACACAAACATTGACAACATCAATAAACCTACTGCCTCCTTTTAGGGAATGACAGAAAATTACTAGATATCTCAGCTGTCTGCACTCCCCAGCCAGAAGAGAGAGCAACCCAGGCCTTTTCAGCCctatttcctcatttctttaCTGCAGACACCAGTGATTACAGTCATGTACCTCAGCTTCCTCGAGAGCAGCCTGGATTTCAGATTTCTCCTGCTCAATCTGCTTCTTCACTTTCTCCAGCTCATGAATCGCCTTTCCTTGCTCAGCGATCTGCTCCGTGAGGTCAGAAATCTCCTCTGTGGGAACAAAGATCAATGGCACGGtcaggcacagagcagaaagggaagggCCCTGTCCCACCAAGGTGACAGGCATCTCTGCAGTCCTGCAGGCACAGACCCATGAACAATGGTGGTATTGGCTGACAGTGAGAAAggccagggaagagcagagggcCAAGGACTTACGCTGCAAGTTCTTGTTCTCCCGCTTCATTGTTTCCAGGTGGTCCAAGGACTCCTCATAGGCATTCTTCATCTTGAACAGCTCCGTGCTGAGAGAGCGCGACTCCTTCTGTGAggcctccagctcagcctgcgTTTCCTCATACTTCTGCTTCCATTCTGCCAGGATCTGAAGAGAAACGTGCTGTCAGTAGGGCTGTGGCCATGCTGGGGCCCTGCTCTGGCCAggagggctggtgctggaggccAAGAGACCTTGTCAAAGTTCTTCTGCTTCTtatccagagcagcacaggcagcattGGATCTCTCCACATCAATCATCAGGTCCTCCACTTcattctgcagcctctgctttgtcttttccagGGAGGCACATTTGGCATTGACAGCCTCAACATGCTCCTCTGCGTCCTGCAGCCGCTGGGCCAGTTTCTTCCTGGGAAGCAGTAAGCACAGTTCTTAACTGGAAATGTTGGTCGATGTTGATTATCATACTCACCAGACCACTGAGACACTTCTCAGTATTTGGTCCTAATGTACATGGTGCAGAGCCTATCCCTGCCAgtcatttattttcctattttatttccccaaggtcttcatagaatcatagagtcacagaatggtaTGTTGTATTGGAGGGGACATAAAAAAATGTCCACTAATTCCatgccataggcagggacaccttccactaggccaggttgctccaagccctggccagcctggccttaTACACTTTCAGGgatagggcagccacagcttctctgcagtCTTGCTCTCCCTCTGCACATTGCACAATCCCATACATATCCTTTCTCCTGCATTCTTTGTCACATAGCctgttttccttgtgtttttctgtttcatataaCTCCTCAATCCTCTACTAGgctttgcctttgaaaatctcAGTGAGGTCTTTAAATTTCCCTTATTGGTGTATGCCAATCTTCCACACAATGCTCACGTACTTGGCCTCCTCGAGCTCCTCCGTGCGCTGAATCGCGTCCGTCTCGTATTTGGTTCTCCACTGGGCCACTTCGCTGTTGGCCTTGGACAGGGCTCGCTGCAGCTCCCCCTtggcctcctgctcctcctcataTTGTTCCCGGAGCAAGTCACAGTCGTGGCGAGCCGACTGCAGGGCGTGGGCCAGGGCGTTCTTGGCCTGGTGGTAAAAATATGGCAATAAGGAGTAAGTGTTTCCTGGGAAATTTCTCTCACTGGTACTTATATACTGATATACGTCTCAAAGAGATAGTAGGTAATTGACTGGTTGATAAAATCATGGGAGTCCTGCACTGCAAGGGCCTCAATTGCATCATCTAAGGGGATGGTTTGAACTTTTAATTGGATCACCTTTTGAAGGCCTGAACATTTCACAACAAACAATGTTatgtcaaatatttatttcatatgtAATGTGAGTATCTTCACCTTTATCTCTTCTTCTAGCTGCCGCTTCAGTTCTTCAATCTGCTGGGTGAAAGCCTGTTTTCCTCTAGACAGCTGAGAAATTAAAGCATCTTTTTCTTCCACCTGGCGTCCATATTCACCTGAAAAAGTTTGTAATTGGACAACATTTTAATAGCCAAGAGAGCATCTTATGGGGTACTCCCATTTACAAATTACAGATGGACGGGCTGTACCAGATTCTGTCTGCAGACGAGCTCTTTGAGCACTAAGATCGCTAATCATGCGCTGATTCTGCTCCTCCTTGGTTTTATATTCACTCAGCTGGTCTTCCAGAGTGCGGCACATCTTCTCCAGATTTGCCTAGATATCAAttgcacatgaaaaaaaagagtaaatacCTTGATCCTGCCTTCTTTTACAAGGAAAATATGTCCAGAAAATGCAGTTGACATCTTGGGACTGTACATGTGCCCACACTTCTACACATGAGATTTGGGGAAACCATTTCTAATACAAcctgataaaaattaaataatttaagattaaagaaaaaatactacaTTGCTATCAAATTCCTAATAAAGGTAATTGTGTACCTTGGCTTTAGACACAGACTCTATGTTGCTGGCCAAGTCATCAATCTCCATCTTCATCTcactcttctccttctccagcttctgctTCACGCGTTGCAGGTTGTCGATCTGCTcgcccagctcagctgtgctgtccGCGTGCTTCTTGCGCAGGGCGGCAGCCGTGGCTTCGTGCTGCAGCGTGGCCTCTTCCAGGTCACGGCGCATCTTCTGGAACTCTGCCTCACGCTTCTTGTTCATCTccacctgggctgctgtggcccCTCCTGCTTCTTCCAGGCGCTCGCtgatctcctccagctccctggacAGGTCAGCGCGATGCTTCTCTGCTTTAGCGCGAGAGGTTCGCTCTGCCTCaatttcctcctccagctcctcaatgCGGGCCTGCAGAACAGCAGGGAGCCTTCACAGCCgtgccctcctcctgcctcagctgagCCTGAGCAAGGTAGGGGAAGGAACAGAGACTTGCCTGCAGCTCCTTGATCTTCTTCTGAAATTGCATGCCTAGAAGTTGCTCATCCTCAATCTTGCTCTGGATCTGGCTGATTTCAAAGTCTTTCCTTTGGGCCAAGTGAACCGTGTTAGAGCTCcaagaaaaaagacaagtgctgcagcccagcactcaGGTGCCCCAGAGACACACTTACTTCTTCAGTTtctcatccagctgctgcttatCATTCTCCAAATCCATGATGCTGTCCTGGGCCAGCTTCAGGTCTCCTTCCAGTTTCCTCTTAGCTCTCTCCAGGTCCATGCGCAGTTTCTTCTCTTGCTCCAGGGACCCTTCCAGCTAAACACAACAACACCATCAGGCCTCTGCCAGCCACGCTGGACTCCATACCTGTCCTGTTCCTGCTCTATGTCTGTGTGCTTACATCATCCACTTGCTGTTCCAGCTTGATCTTGGCTTTGGTCAGAGTATTGACTTTgtcttcctctgcctgcaggtcATCCAGGGTCTGCTGATGGGCCTCTTGGAgggctttcttctcctttgtcaGCTTCACAATGGTCTCATCCAGGGCTGCCATCTCCTCGGTCAGGTTTTTCACCTTAAGGAAGAAGGGAGCAATCACAGACAGAAAATGGTGCTTAAAACTTTCTATCAAGATAAGTCTTTTCCAGAGTGCAAGTGACAGCTTCTACCCCATACCTTGTTTTCAGTGgcatgcttttccttctccaccttGGCCAGTGTTAGCTCAAGGTCATCAATATCTTTCTTCAGCTCTGAACATTCATCCTCCAGCTTCCTCTTCTTGGCTGTCAGCTCAGCATTAATTTCCTCTTCATCCTCAGCCCTTTCAGTCACCTCCTTGACTTTGGCTTCCAgctggattttggttttgatgaGCTGGTCACACCTTTCCTCAGCATCAGCCAAAGCATCAGCTTCCTGGTGGGGAGATGCAATTTTTGGGGATATGCTTTTTCAGGGAATATTGAGATACTTAATCTTTATAGTGCAGGGTCTTGGATAGCAGTTTTGTAGTTTAAAATTTGATTCAGTTCCAACAGAATGACATACAATATAGAATTGATTTTATATTGTTACTTTTGAAATAGCCAGCTTTAAAAGCTACAACCAAGTAAATTCCTTTTCAATCTACTTGAAGACACGAGGATTTATGTATTTGTGCAGGGTATAGAATCCAATATTATGTCATAATATCAAATGTTGGATCAAAGATGATCATAAGAATATCTCAGCATACACTGTAGAAAAGTGTTACCCAAGTAATATTTTGACTACAGATACCTCACAGTCCTTACAGAAGCTAGTTATATCTTTGAGAGCCCCACTGAAAGAATTACAATTGAACTGAACTAAATCAAAGTTTCTATGTGGTTTGAAAATACACTTGTAAATAGCAACCTGATAGTCACAGTAGAATTAGGATAATGCCTACTGGTGGTACTCACAGACTgaacctggagctgcaggtcatttttctcctgcacaAGTTTcaccattttctcttccagctccttccGCTTTGCCTCAGACTTTGCAAGCTCTTCCTTGGTTTTCTCAAACTCTTGTTTCATGTTTGCCATTTCCTTCTCAGACTCTGCACTCTTCAGCAAGGGCTTGATCTTGAAGAACAGCTTCATCCATGGCCAGTGTTTGACATTCATGAATGCACGAATGTTGTACTGGATGCAGAAGATGGATTCCCTGAAAGATATGTTGAATTAATATTCAATATTTACACGATGACACAATAAGCCAAGTACAGTGAACCTGAGCTGAAGAAAAGTCTACCTTCTCTCCACCATTTTCTGGTACTCCACTCTCATCAGGTAGCCCCTGCACCTGGCCTGGGTGCGGGTGATGAGCTGAGCCAGCTTCTCATCTCTCATCTCCTCCAGGAGTCCCACCAGCCCAGCTTTGAAGAACACCTTAGGTAAGAACAACAGAATGGGTGCAGTGTCAGTAACCTGATATCCTGCCCCGCATGGCATACGCTATGGAAGttaaaatcaaaaccacaaataatATATGTAGTAGTTTATAACTCCAAATTTCTACTTACTTGCAGTTGAGGAGCTATAATAgccagacatttttctttcattgttatTCACTCTTGATTCTTTTATTCTACCACTTTGTCTTAAATTAGGAACTTGATTAACCCTTAATTAAATCATCCTATGACCATGAATTTCAGTTTATTCGAGTGTTGACTAATCAAGAatctggtttatttattttacactaTTTCTTATACCCTATTGGATAATTTCATGTACTATCTGGAGTATCTAAGTGTCAGTATCAAGCCGTGCAAACCAAAACCATGTAGCACTTGAAGCAAACAGATCTTTTACCTTAGTATGGCCAAATTTGTATTGGGTATGGTCTATATCAATTGATCCAAGAAGTTTCTCACAAGCCTTCTTGCTGTCAATGAACTGTCCCTCTGGGATAGCACTGGCATTTAATACTTTGtatctgaggaagaaaatggaagaactTGCTTTGAACTCCAAAATattaagggtcttttccaacctaagtgaTTCTATGAATATGAAGAGGTCTGTTGTTGAGACCAGCTGGCAGGCAACTGGCAAGAAAGAGTCTTAAGAATTGTTGAGAACAAACAGCATTTGTTAAACTGAAACTTTAGAGAAGGCTTTAAGCACAGGAGGGGAAGGTTAGATTTCAAAAGCGGTTTAAGATGGACAAGGTGATCTAGTAAAAGAATGAAATCTGACCTCTGTTTAAAATCTGCATACAGGACTCTGTTGGGAAATCCTTTCCTGCAAATCCTGATCCCTTCCAGCACGCCGTTACAGCGCAGCTGGTGCAGCACCAGCTCGTGCTCCATGGCACCTGGCAATGCAGAGCACAAACACATGCCATGTTCTGTAATACAGCAAGGAAGAGCTGCACCACACTGAAAACCTTCAATGTACATGTAAGTGTCTTACCAGGTGTTTTAGTTTCATTTGGAATGATGCACCGTACAAAATGGGGGTGGGTGCTTCTCAGGTTGGTCATCAGCTTGTTTAAATTCTCCTGGAAGAGTCATTAAGAAAAGCTGATATTAGCAAATGTCATTTCTGCTGTAGGCATCAAGTCCTCTGAAATGAGATGCTATACAAAAATTAGCAGAACCCTGAACTCAAGCTCTCTGCACCAGTTTTTCTGACTTTCCACAGATCTTTGCTATAATTAATTTAGTTATCTGAGTAATGTTTAGGAAAGACTGTACTCCAAAATATacaattttaatacatttcacTGACTCTAGTGGAATGCCTTCATTTGAAAGGATATCCATCTTCCATTGGATGTACCCAGAGAGATAAAGCAGTACCCCTATAAGGCAGTGTGAAGCATTCTGCAGGAGGCTTCTAGGCTGGGTCATATGGAACACATTACATAGAACCTTTGTGTTTTCCCTACTGAAagcaaaagagacaaaaccaacAAGCTGAGTTTCAAATGTCTAGATTATACATTTATCTTGTAGGGTATGGTGAGATGAATCCCAGCCTTAAACAAATGGAAAAGCCGTGCATTCAGTGAAATGAAGTATGAGTAGATTGACTGGATTTATTCCTAGCAGAATGTGGCCCAAGAACTTCAGAATCTTTTAATAGAACCAAGCCAAAACAAGCCTAGCCATAGTAATAGGTGTGTTTACTCCTTGTCTTAGGAGGAAATAATGAATTCTCTACTGTACCCGAAAAAGTGCTGAGACAGTCTGGAAGGAAGAACCCTTCTTCTTGGCACCTTTCTtgccagcaccagcacttgCCTCAgctaaattgaaaataaaacagatttgtttttttgccttttttgatTCCTTTTTGCAAGCTGTACATCAGTGAAAACATGGAACTCAAAGAACCAACCTGCATCTGCTCCACCATAGTTGGCAAAGAGTAAAGCCAGGGTCTTCACAGATGACTTCTGGTACAGCCCAATGACAGTTTCATTCAGAGGGTCCTTGTTCTTCTCCAGCCACCCAGTGATGTTGTAGTCCACTGTGCCAGCATAGTGCACCAGGGAGAAGTGGGCCTCAACCTTGCCTTTGGTAGGTTTTGGCTTCTGGAAGTTGCTGGACTTGCCCAGGTGCTGGTCATAGAGCTTGTTCTTGAAAGAGGTGTCAGTTGCCTTGGGGAACATGCACTCCTCTTCCAGGATGGAGAAAATGCCCATGGGCTGGGAGAAATCACAAGAAGAAACCAATTGTAATTTATCTTTCAAGGCACAGTAATGGGCTGAgatacatttcagaaaatattattatttaattccattttcttctagaaagtgGGATTGATCACGCTGATACTTACATTTTTGAACACAAAATTACTcataaaagaaatagaaattaattttgtttgtgttgACAATGTGTTCTGTAAAATCAGAGCACTACCTTCTTATTCAGTGGAACTCAGAGCCCACACAGATGTGTTGGACAAGTTGAACATTGAAGCAAAGCCACCTACTCATCCTCAGCTATACTGTGCTGCTAACAGCTCAAGGGAGTTAATCCTTCCCCTCTACTCAGCTCTGAGAAGAAACATCTCgagtgctgctccagctcttggCTAACCAGCGCAAGGGAAACATGAACATAGAAGATCCCTTTGGAAAATGAGACCAAGTAATTACAGAGATTCCATGCATGTAACTGATTTGAACAGGAAAGGTACCTTCTCAATGAGCTCAATGCAGGCAGCCAGGTCCATCCCAAAATCAATGAATGTCCATTCAATTCCCTCCTTCTTGtactcctcctgctccagcacgaACATGTGGTGGTTGAAGAACTGTTGCAGTTTCTCATTGGTGAAGTTGATGCACAGCTGCTCAAAGCTGttaaactggaaataaaataagaaagacaCATATATGAAGATGTAGGATTAATTGCAATACctcctcttttaaaaataagaaatgcagTTAACTTGACTTCTCATGCATTTCTTCAGTCTGTTTTATGACAttatgaaaaagagaaaaggatcAAATTAATTGTCcacaaggaaatttttttcattgacaaaatttaaagataaattaTACATCCTGTTTAAAATGAGACCAAGTtacagggagaaaaaacccaagctgAGGACTATTATAATTACATGTTTTTATACTCTCTTGGACCTGATCATATAAACAATAAACTTTTTTGATTGGATCATTTTGTACCTTTGATTGTGCACATCTTGAAATAGCACAAGTCCTTtgaaaagtccttttttttttacttaaaaaagacaaatagcAATAATTACGTGATAATATTAtgttctctttaaaaatgtctCTCAAATTGATCATAACATTCAGTTGTCACTTCCAAATAGCTCTTACCAAATCTTACTTACATCAAAGATCTCAAAGCCAGCAATGTCCAGGACACCAATGAAGTACTGCCTGGGCTGCTTCGTGTCCAGCTGTTCGTTGATGCGAACAACCATCCACAGGAACATTCTCTCATAAAGCGCCTTTGCCAAGGCACCCACAGCATTGTGCacctacagggaaaaaaaaaatacctggaGTTCCAATACAAGGCAGAGGAGAATCAAAAGGATATTCATTCTATTAATTCTTCGTTTCTTACCTGCTGTGCTGTTTGCCCCTTGGTGACGTATTCATTCCCCACCTTGACTCGGGGATAACAGAGGGCCTTGAGCATGTCAGCTGAGTTCAGACCCATCAGGTAGGCAGCCTTGTCAGCAACTGAAAagccagaggaaaaaggaagagtttTATGTCCAGTAGGCTTTGAATCCTAGAGCATTCCCTAAAGGCTGAATGGTTCAGatttctgttctttgaaaacttttgaTAGACTCTCGTAGAGGGAATCTTTGTAACATCACACTTGCCATCATGCATATtgagcttttctttaaaaaaattgcttgagATTCTTCACTGCAATGCGCAGAAAGTAATGAAGTTTTCAAAAATCTCCTGgcacaaaactgaaaactgaagCTTGCTAGTCTGAATGTGTGCAGTACACatgcagctcaggagctgcagtgacaaCAGTCAGGTACTGGTCTACATTCAGGtgatcaaaaccagaaaatagtTAGAGTGGAACACAGAGACAATATCTCTGTTCTCCTTCAAATCTACAGCTTACAGCTTTTTCTgagcttttgtttctgttattcAATGAAACTCATTGGGCTTCATCCTGTTACCAGTGGTGCTCCCCACCTGCTTTGTCCTTTAACAAGAGGAGGCTTTGCTCACAGAACTGAATACAGGGGCTGTAGGCCCTGTGCCAacaaaggaaaggaatgaaatAACTCCTCTCACAGCTGACTTCCCTGGGCATCTGATAGGTGAAGGTGCATGGGAACATGGTTCCCTATCATGTTAGAAAGAATCACTGGGCTGTTTCACATTTGCAAGCCATATTCCAGCAAAGATATGACTAAAGGGAAATCCATAATGCCTTACTTCTTGAAAGAGTATGAAGACCAGTTTAAAGTATTAATTGTTTATAGCATATAATATGTAAATCCTGAAATCGGGGAATTTGATATACTAAGGAAAAGGGACAGCTGGTTTTTCCtggattatttttcccctcGGGATCTAAAGTCCAACAGTGAACAACTTTTGCTGTCTTCCACATATCTAGTGGCTTACAGGGGGTTAATTATTGAGTTTGATAATACCTTCTGTGCCttcaggctctgcctgctcctctctgggctTCTGCTTAAATTTCAGGTTCCCATAGTGCATGACAGCCCCTGTCAGCTTGTAGATGGCTGTCTTTTCATCAGCAGTGAAGCCCAGGATGTCAATGGCACTCTGGTAATACAATGaacaaagtgaaatatttgcCTGTTATCTGATTTATGACCCGTGCCTGTTGACCTGTTCTGTACATTACTTACATCTGTTGCCATCAACTCCTCCTTGTCGTCAATGCTGGGAACAGTGATCTCACCTTGACTCACAAAAGGGTAGTCAAATGGGTTGGTGGTGATgagaagcatttctgaaaacaaatgtgtttaTGGGTTAAATTTTATTAATCTTGTAAAATAGTTGAATGTTGCCCAGAGATTTTCCTCTCAAAAGCTCAGGAATGTCTCCTACCAATCAGCTCCGGCTTCTTGTTGGACATGATCTGATAAAAGATGTGGTAGCTCCTTTCCGCCTTGAGCTGGAAAGTGACTCTGGACTTCTCCAGTAGATCTGGCAAGGAAGGTAGTAAGAGTTAGGCACTTGTGAGAATGTACATGGAGATGGGAATTTGGTATGACAGCATTACAGGAGAATCTCTTACAAGTTTCAATGTCAGCAGAAGCCAGTTTGCCTGTGGCACCAAAGTGGATTCTGATGAATTTGCCCTGttaagcagaagcagaagcgGGTCAGCCTGGATGTGTTCTGCTTTGCATGAAGAACTGCTCAGGCATCAAGTGTGTTGCCATGAGAAGGAGAGATTTGATGCAAAGCAAGAACTCACAAAGCGTGAGGA
This window of the Motacilla alba alba isolate MOTALB_02 chromosome 18, Motacilla_alba_V1.0_pri, whole genome shotgun sequence genome carries:
- the LOC119709402 gene encoding myosin heavy chain, skeletal muscle, adult-like — its product is MASGDAEMAVFGEAAPYLRKSEKERIAAQNKPFDAKSSVFVVHPKESFVKGTITSRESGKVTVKTEGGETLTVKDDQIFSMNPPKYDKIEDMAMMTHLHEPAVLYNLKERYAAWMIYTYSGLFCVTVNPYKWLPVYNPEVVLAYRGKKRQEAPPHIFSISDNAYQFMLTDRENQSILITGESGAGKTVNTKRVIQYFATIAASGEKKKEEKTSGKMQGTLEDQIISANPLLEAFGNAKTVRNDNSSRFGKFIRIHFGATGKLASADIETYLLEKSRVTFQLKAERSYHIFYQIMSNKKPELIEMLLITTNPFDYPFVSQGEITVPSIDDKEELMATDSAIDILGFTADEKTAIYKLTGAVMHYGNLKFKQKPREEQAEPEGTEVADKAAYLMGLNSADMLKALCYPRVKVGNEYVTKGQTAQQVHNAVGALAKALYERMFLWMVVRINEQLDTKQPRQYFIGVLDIAGFEIFDFNSFEQLCINFTNEKLQQFFNHHMFVLEQEEYKKEGIEWTFIDFGMDLAACIELIEKPMGIFSILEEECMFPKATDTSFKNKLYDQHLGKSSNFQKPKPTKGKVEAHFSLVHYAGTVDYNITGWLEKNKDPLNETVIGLYQKSSVKTLALLFANYGGADAAEASAGAGKKGAKKKGSSFQTVSALFRENLNKLMTNLRSTHPHFVRCIIPNETKTPGAMEHELVLHQLRCNGVLEGIRICRKGFPNRVLYADFKQRYKVLNASAIPEGQFIDSKKACEKLLGSIDIDHTQYKFGHTKVFFKAGLVGLLEEMRDEKLAQLITRTQARCRGYLMRVEYQKMVERRESIFCIQYNIRAFMNVKHWPWMKLFFKIKPLLKSAESEKEMANMKQEFEKTKEELAKSEAKRKELEEKMVKLVQEKNDLQLQVQSEADALADAEERCDQLIKTKIQLEAKVKEVTERAEDEEEINAELTAKKRKLEDECSELKKDIDDLELTLAKVEKEKHATENKVKNLTEEMAALDETIVKLTKEKKALQEAHQQTLDDLQAEEDKVNTLTKAKIKLEQQVDDLEGSLEQEKKLRMDLERAKRKLEGDLKLAQDSIMDLENDKQQLDEKLKKKDFEISQIQSKIEDEQLLGMQFQKKIKELQARIEELEEEIEAERTSRAKAEKHRADLSRELEEISERLEEAGGATAAQVEMNKKREAEFQKMRRDLEEATLQHEATAAALRKKHADSTAELGEQIDNLQRVKQKLEKEKSEMKMEIDDLASNIESVSKAKANLEKMCRTLEDQLSEYKTKEEQNQRMISDLSAQRARLQTESGEYGRQVEEKDALISQLSRGKQAFTQQIEELKRQLEEEIKAKNALAHALQSARHDCDLLREQYEEEQEAKGELQRALSKANSEVAQWRTKYETDAIQRTEELEEAKKKLAQRLQDAEEHVEAVNAKCASLEKTKQRLQNEVEDLMIDVERSNAACAALDKKQKNFDKILAEWKQKYEETQAELEASQKESRSLSTELFKMKNAYEESLDHLETMKRENKNLQQEISDLTEQIAEQGKAIHELEKVKKQIEQEKSEIQAALEEAEASLEHEEGKILRLQLELNQVKAEIDRKVAEKDEEIDQMKRNHLRVVESLQSSLDAEIRSRNEALRLKKKMEGDLNEMEIQLSHANRVAAEAQKNLRNTQGVLKDTQIHLDDALRTQDDLKEQVAMVERRANLLQAEIEELRAALEQTERSRKVAEQELLDATERVQLLHTQNTSLINTKKKLETDIAQIQGEMEDTIQEARNAEEKAKKAITDAAMMAEELKKEQDTSAHLERMKKNLDQTVKDLQLRLDEAEQLALKGGKKQIQKLEARVRELEGEVDAEQKRSAEAVKGVRKYERRVKELTYQSEEDRKNILRLQDLVDKLQMKVKSYKRQSEEAEQLSNVNLSKFRKIQHELEEAEERADIAESQVNKLRAKSREFHRRIEEEE